The DNA region TCTCGCACGAGGAGGCCGACGACGCGGCGCAGGAGGCGTGGATCTCGGCGTGGAAGGCGCTCGGGGACTTCCGGGGGCAGGCGGCGTTCCGGACGTGGGTCGTCGCCATCGCCTGGCGCAAGGCCCTCGATCGTCGTCGCGGGATGGTCGGCTGGATGCGGATGCTGCGGATCGGCGTGGCCCGGGACGAGGAGGAAGGTCCGGAGCTGGATCTGGAAGGCGACCAACCCGATGCCGAGCGGGCGCTGCTGGACGACGAGGCGCGCGGGCGCCTCAAGCGGCTGGTGAAGGGGCTGCCCCGGGCCCACCGCGACGCGCTG from Luteitalea sp. TBR-22 includes:
- a CDS encoding RNA polymerase sigma factor → MTDEDLVARAQGGSQDAWAALVQRHHGAVFRAAHAALLSHEEADDAAQEAWISAWKALGDFRGQAAFRTWVVAIAWRKALDRRRGMVGWMRMLRIGVARDEEEGPELDLEGDQPDAERALLDDEARGRLKRLVKGLPRAHRDALLLVATQDVPYAEAAALLGIPVGTLKWRVSDARRMLRERMGR